Within the Arthrobacter sp. V1I7 genome, the region GAGATCCAGAAAGGGACGCTCAAATCCCTTATCGCCGCTGCCGTGGCGGAGTAGCGGTCTGCCACTATGAACAGTCCCTTCGCCGAAGCCATCCTCAACGGTTCGCTCCTGCTGGCCATCCCGGTGGCGCTGCTGGCCGGGTTCGTCTCCTTCCTCTCGCCCTGCGTGCTGCCCCTCGTCCCGGGCTACCTGGGCTACGTCACCGGGCTGACCGGCGTCGACCTCCAGAAGCAAAAGCGCGGCCGCATGCTGGCCGGCATCGGGCTCTTTGTCCTGGGTTTCTCGGTGATCTTCGTGTTGCTCGGCGGGGCGTTCGGCCAGCTGGGGACGCTCATCACGGGCTCGGAGAACAGGTGGATCACCCAGGTTTTGGGCATCCTGGTGATCATAATGGGCGTGGTGTTCATGGGCGGTTTCGGCTGGTTCCAGCGCGACGCGAAGATCCAGGCCAAGCCGCCGGCCGGGCTCTGGGGCGCACCGCTGCTGGGCATCACGTTCGGACTGGGCTGGGCGCCATGCATCGGGCCCACCTATTCCGCGGTGCAGCTCCTGAGCCTTTCCGGCGGATCCTCTGCGGCCAAGGGCGCCTTCCTGGCCTTCGTGTATAGCCTGGGCCTGGGCATACCCTTCCTGCTGATCGCCCTGGCCGTGCGCCGCGGCGTCGGCGTGATGTCCTTCTTCCGCAAGCACCGGCTCGCCATCCAGCGCACCGGCGGCGGCATCCTGATTGTGCTGGGCCTGCTGATGGCCAGCGGCGTGTGGGGAACCTGGGTTTCCGGGTTGCAGTACTGGTTCCAAACCGATGTGAAATTGCCGATCTGATGAGCGAGCGAGTGAACATAGAGAAGAAGTCCCCGGCCCCCGCCGCCACGCCCGACGCCGGTACGGCACACGCCGCCGGCGCCACGCCCGACGCCGGTAAACCGGCCGCGGACGGCAATCCCGTCGCGGACGGCAATCCCGTCACGGACGGCAATCCCGTCACGGACGGGACGCCGATCGCTGCCGCCAAGGCGGAGGCTGTCCTGCCCGTGCTCGGACCGTTGGGCATGCTCCGCTGGGCCTGGACCCAGCTGACCAGCATGCGCACGGCATTGTTCCTCCTGCTGATGCTCGCTGTCGCGGCGGTGCCCGGCTCGCTGTTCCCGCAGCGGCCCGCCAACCCGTCCACCGTCACGCAGTACATCAAGGACCACCCGGACTACGGCAAGCTCCTGGACACGCTGCAGCTGTACGACGTCTACTCCTCCGCGTGGTTTTCCGCCATCTACATCCTGCTGTTCATCTCCCTGATCGGCTGCGTGGTTCCCCGGGCCATCGCCCACTACAAGGCCATGCGCTCGCAGCCGCCGCGCACCCCGGCACGGCTGTCCCGCCTGCCTGAGTACGGCACGCTGGTCATCCCCGGCGACGCCGGGATTCCGGCGTTGCAAGCCATCGCGGAAGCTGCCGGACTGCTGAAGAAGCGCGGCTACCGCGTCGATGTCCGGGACAGCGACGGCGCCTGCCCGTCCCTTGGTGCCGAGCGCGGCTTCCTGCGGGAGGTCGGCAACCTCGTCTTCCACACCTCGCTGATCGGCGTGCTCGTCTCGGTCGCGATCGGCGGCCTGTTCGGCTACAGCGGACAGCGGATCCTGGTGGAGGGCGACACGTTCGTGAACACCCTCGTCGGCTATGACCAGTTCACGCCCGGCACCAACTTCAACAGCAGCCAGCTGCAGCCCTACTCGGTCCAGCTGGAAAAGTTCCAGATCACCTTCGACCGTGAATCGCAGGGCAAATTCGGGCAGCCCATCGACTTCAAGGCCGATGTGACCACGAAGGAGTCCCCGGATGCGCCCTCGAAAGAGCAGGTGCTGAAGGTCAACGAACCCCTCAGCCTGGGTGGTACCAGCATGTACCTCACCGGCAACGGCTACGCCCCGATCGTCACTGTTCGGGATGGATCCGGCAATGTCGCCATGCAGGGCCCCGTCGTCGCCAAGCTGCAGGGCGACAACTACTACTCCTCCATGGTCATCAAGGTCCCCGACGCCAAGCCGGAGCAGCTCGGCTTTGCGGGGTTCTTCCTGCCCACGGCCTTCGTTACCGAGGAAGGCGTGTCCTTCAGCGGCGATCCCGAACTGATTAACCCGCAGCTTTCCCTGAACTCGTACTTCGGTGACCTCGGCCTGAACGACGGCGCCCCGCAAAACGTCTTCGAGCTCGACGTGAACAAGCTCACGCCGCTCAACGCCCGGAACCTCGACGCCGGCGGCATCACACTGACGCCCGGCACCAGCTATACGCTGCCCGACGGCAAGGGCTCCATCAGCTTCGACGGGGTCAAGCGCTATATCGGTGTGGACATCCACCACAACCCTGGCCAGCTCTACGCCCTGATCTTCGCGCTCCTGGCGGTCGCCGGCCTGGTCACGTCGCTGTACGTGAACCGCCGCCGCGTCTGGGTGCGGACCGGAACGCACGACGACGGGCGCACCATGGTGGAATACGGCCTCCTGGCCCGCGGGGAAGACCACCGGCTCGCCGGCGAAGCTGCCAGGATCCGGGCGCTGCTCGAGGAGGAATGGGAGCTCCGCAATGCCGCCCCCGACGCAGCCTCTGCGGCCGCAGGGACCGGTTCCGCAACAGACTCGCAGTCAGATCCCAGCGGAATGACGGATAATGACCGGGCGGACGCGGACGTGCCCGGTCCCAGCGGTGAGCCGGCTTCCCAGGACCATCCCGCAACAGACTTCACCCCGTCATCAGCCGGCTCGCCTGAGCCAAAGAAGGATTCGTAATGCTCCCCATCAACGAGACCATGGGCCAGTACAGCGAGCTGTTCATGCTCCTCGCGGCCGGTACCTACACGGTGGCGTTCATCGCGTTCGCCTGGGACCTGGCCAAGAGCAGCAAGGTGCTGCGCGCAGTGGACCTCAAAGCTGCTGAACTTTCGGGCGCCGCCGGCCCAGCGACCGGCCGCGAGACCGGCCGCGTGCCGGTTGCTGCCGGAGTGGGGGCCTCCGGCGCTGTTGACCGCGCTGAGTCCGACCTGACCGGACCGGTGGGCCGCGCCGAGCGCCCGTCGTCGTCCGTCTCTCGCAGCTCGAACGAGAGGGAAGCCGGGATCGGCGGGACCGCCGACGCCGGCATGCGCTACGACGCCGAGCGCCGCGTCCCGGCCCGGGTTGCCGTGGCCTTGACCGTTCTGGGCGCTGCGATCCATGCGGCCGGCGTCATCACCCGCGCGATCGGTGCGGGGCGGGTGCCGTGGGGCAACATGTACGAGTTCCTCACGACTGGCGCCTTCGTGGCCGTGGCCATCTTCCTGCTGGTCCTGATCCGTCGCGACCTCCGCTTCCTGGGCACCTTCGTGATCGGCCTGGCCGTCATCATGCTCGTCGCGGCCGCTGTGGCCTACTGGACGCCCGTGGGCCACCTCGTTCCCGCCTTGCAGAGCTACTGGCTCATCATCCATGTCTCCATCGCGGTGATCTCGTCTGCCCTCTTCACCCTGACCTTTGCGATGTCCGCACTGCAGCTGGTCCAGGCCCACCGGCAGAAGACCGTGGCTGCCGGCGGCGCGGACAAGCTGGGCTTCATGCGCCTGGTGCCGTCTGCGCTCAGCCTCGAGAACCTGTCCTACCGGATCAACGCCATCGCCTTCGTCGGCTGGACCTTCACGCTCATGTTCGGGGCCATCTGGGCCGAGAAGGCCTGGGGACGGTTCTGGGGCTGGGACACCAAGGAAGTCTGGACCTTCGTGATCTGGGTGGTCTACGCCGGCTACCTGCACGCCCGTGCCACCCGCGGCTGGACCGGAACCCGCGCGGCCTGGCTCTCGATCGTCGGCTACCTCTGCGTGGTCTTCAACTTCACCATCGTGAACCAGTTCTTCAACGGCCTGCACTCCTACTCGGGGCTGTAGACGGCTAGGCGGGCGATGTGCCCGCGGGCCGGGCGGCCGCCAGGCGTTCGGGCTGCATCCGGTCCGCGATTTGCCACGAATGGCCGCTAAGCGCTCTGCTTAGCGGCCATTGGCGTCACTTGGGCGGGGGGTAGGGGAGTTGCTTCGGATTTGTCGCCCGGGGGCTGCATCCGGTCCGTGATTTGCCACGAATGGCCGCTAAGCGCTCTGCTTAGCGGCCATTTGCGTCACATCGGCGGGGCGTGGGGGAGTTGCTTCGGATCCTTGCTTAGGCGGGAGGAGTCCACCCGACTCCCTCAGCGCCGCCCTGACCCGCGTCACAGCACTGGGCTCCTTCCCCGGCGCTAACGGAGTCAGATCCCATTGAGTCAGGACCACGACCCGCCAGCTGGCGTCTCTGGCGCTCTCATCGCGGAAAATGTCGCTGCGCCGCTGGGCCGGCGTTGCATGGTGGCCACCGTCGTATTGGATCGCCACTTTCTCGATCTCGTAGGAAAGATCCGGATCCTGGATCCAGCCGCCGTACTGGTTGAAGATCGGGATGTTGATGCCTGGTTCGGGCAGTCCATGGCGGAGCAGGAGGAGCCGGAGTTCCGTCTCCTTGGGCGAGTCGGTATTAGCCCGGACCAGGGCCCGGGCCCGCATAGCCCGCCGATTAGCCCGGGCGTCCCCGCTTGCCATCGAGGTACGCATTCAGCTCCCCGATGGTGATGAACGGGTTTCTCCGGCGCAGCAGGAAGTCTCCGGCAACCACCGCTTCATCGAGGCTCAGGATGCCGGTCAGATCGAACCACGTCCGCAGCGGAGAAGTGCAGGCCACTCGCCGGCGGCAGCAGCGGCCCGTACGCCGTGACACGGGATGACCAGTCCGCGGCGCGAGTCCGACGCCGACTCAGCCCGGCAGCGCCAGCCTGGGCCACGGTGAATGGTCCGCTTACGAGGTGCCGGGGAAGCTCGCTGGGGCTGCGCATAAGAGCATTGTGCGGTTGGATCGAGGGCCCTCAGCGGTTATCCCCAAAGCGGGCAGGGTGTGGGGGAGGAGTGAGTCTCGTGAGAGGCACAGTGGCGGCCCGGACGGGCTCCGGCGATTCGCCGAAAGTGGCCGGCTATAGGCCTCGCAGTCCGGCCGGATGTGGCAAACGGGCGAGGAGCGTGGCGGAGGCAGAGTCGAACCCGGCGACGTCGAACCCTGCGAGCTACCGCAGGACCTCCACCGGCCCGCCCACTCCGGCGATTCGCCGAAAGTGGCCGCTATAGGCCTCGTATTGCGGCCGGATGTGGCAAGCGGGCGAGAAACCCGAGGCGCTGGGAAGTCCGTGGGCGGTGGGGAACGCAGGCAGGGAGAGCCAGGAACGGCTTACTTGACCTCGTCGGTGCCCTGCGTACCGGCGTCGCCGGAGCCGTGAGCGTCGCCTGATTCGGAGTCGCGGCTCTCGGCAGGGCCGCCGTCGCCGAGCTTGCGATCTTTGGCGTCCAGTTCTTCCTTGAGCTTCTTGAGCCGGTCCGCTTCAGCCTGTTTGCGGCGGCGGAGTTCAAGGTTGCGCAGGAAGTCCGGGTCGTCGTCAGGCGCGACGGGGTGGCTGTAGCGCGCAGGGGTGGGGCCGGTGCCGCGGGGGCGCCCGATGAGGAACCACAGGACGGCGCCGATCACCGGAAGGACGATCTGCACCACAATCCAGGCCGGCTTCGAAATGCCCTTGGTCTGGCGTGGGTCAGTGCGGATCACGTCGACGAGTCCGTAGACAAATACGACGAGAACGGCGACGGTGACCACTACACGGAGCATGTAATCAGTCTAGCGTCCGGGTGAGTCTCCGGCGTCGCCCGGTGTTCCTGCTGCGCGAGGCAGCGCCGCAGCGCGAGGGGGCCAAGGGAAGCCCGTCCGGGTGGGCCGGCCGGCGGCGGCTAAACTTGGAATGTGGCTTTCCTGAAATACTCCCTGATCCGGCTCGCACTGTTCGTGCCATTGTTCGCGCTGTTCGTTTACCTGCAGTTGGGCTGGCTGCTCGCCGTCCTCTGCGCCGGCATGATGGCGTTCGCCATCAGCTACCTCTTCTTTCAGAAGCAACGCGATGCGGCGGCCGCAACGCTGCATAGGAGGTTCTCGGGCAAGGCCAAGCCGCTGCGTTCCGCCGGTGAAGCCGCCGACGCCGACGCCGAGGACCGCCTCGTCGACGCGCATCCGGACATCACCGTTGACCCGGACAACCGTCCCAAGGATTCCTAGAAACCGGCTTGCAGGGCGCGCGGACCCCGGAACGCGACCACCCCCCCAAGAATCCCGGGACCGCGGCCAGACCCGCGATCAGAACCCGCGGCTCAGCACCAGTCCCAGCGAGAACAGCACCGCGTAGCCGAGGTTGATCAGCCCGGTCTGCTTGAGCACCGGGATCAGGCTCTTGCGCCGCCGGCCGGAGATCATCAGCCAGGATGGCATCAGGCTGGCCGGAATCAGCAGCAGCACAATGAGCATCCAGGGCCGTCCCGGCGCCAGCACAATCACCAGCAGGATGGCGACGGCGAGCATCAGCACGTAGCTTTCCCGGGCATGCTTGTCCCCGAGCCGCACCGCCAGGGTCTTCTTCCCGGCCTTCCGGTCGGTGGGGATGTCGCGGACGTTGTTGGCCATCAGCAGGGCGCAGGCAATCAGGCCCGTGCCGATGGCACCGATGATGGCCGCGAGGCTCAGTTGGCCGGCCTGCGTGTAGGTGGTGCCGAGCGTGGCCACGAGTCCGAAGAAGACGAACACGAACACATCGCCCAGGCCGAGGTAGCCGTAGGGGTTCCTGCCGCCCGTGTAGCCCCAGGCCGCGAGGACGCAGCCGAGGCCCACGAGGATCAGCCACCAGGTCTGCGTCATGACCACCAGCGCGAGACCGAACAACATGGCGAGACCGAACGCAGCGAACGCCGCGTACTTGACCTGTTCGGGCTTGGCCGCGCCGGAGCCGACCAGCCGCATCGGGCCTACCCGGTCCTCGTCGGTGCCACGGATGCCGTCCGAGTAGTCGTTGGCGTAGTTCACGCCGATCTGGAGCAGCAGGGCCACGAGCGCGGCCAGCACGGCGTTGAGCGGGCGGAAGGCGCCCATCTCGAACGCGGCGGCAGTGCCGATCAGGACGGGCGCGATCGCGGCGGGCAGGGTGCGCAGACGGGCGCCTTGGATCCATTGAGCGGCTGTGGCCACGTTCAGTACCTCGTGTTGGTTCGGCGACGCCGGAAGTGCCCGGCCCATCTATTTTCCCTGATGCAGCTCGGTGAGCCGAACCGTCATGCCCAGCCGGTCGGGTTTCCCGTTGGGCAGCATCAAAAGTTCGCCGGCGGCCAGCACGGTTTTCGGAGCCAGGTTACCCAGCCGCGGTGCCCAGGCAGCGCCCGCGGTGAAGCCCGCAATACTCTCCGGGGAGCTGTCGGCCAGTGCCACATAGGCGGCAAGGGACTGGCCCCACTCGGCGGAGGGAACGCCGGCCACGAAGGCGGCCAGCACGCCGTCGAGCTTCTCCAGCTCCGCCTGCACGTGCGCGGCGGACACCTTCACGCCGCCGGTGATGACGACGTCGTCGGCCCGGCCCAAAACCGCCAGGCTGCCATCACTCGCCAGTTCGCCAAGGTCGCTGGTGCGGTACCAGCGGACCCCGTCGTCCTCCGCGAACGCCTCCGCGGTGAGTTCCGGGGCGTCCACATAACCGGCGGCCACGGTGGCGCCGCCGAGCAGGATGCGTCCGTCGTCGGCCAGCCGGACCTCGACGCCGTCCAGCGGGACGCCGTCGTAAACACACCCCCCGCAGGTCTCGGCGGAGCCGTAGGTGGTCACGACCCGGACGCCGGCCTCGCGCGCCGAGGCGAGCAGCTCCGGGGCGGCCGGGGCGCCGCCGACCAGCACCGCGTTGAAACGGCGCAGCACCGCGAGGGTGTCGGCCGAGGGTGAGTCCAGCAGCCGCTGCAGCTGGGTGGGAACGAGCGAGGTGAACCGGATCTTGTCCGTCAGTTCGAGCGCGGCGGCGGTGAAGGCCTCCGGGGTGAAGCCGCCGCTGAGGTCCAGGACCCATGGCCGGGTTCCGGCGAAGAGCGAGCGGACCAGCACCTGCAGGCCGGCCACGTACTGCACCGGCAACGCCAGCAGCCACTGGCCCTCGCCCTTGAGCGCCAGCGCGGTCGCCATCGAGGAGGCCGCCAGCGCATCGACAGTCAGCACCGTCGCCTTGGGCGTGCCGGTGGAGCCGGAGGTCCGCACGACGACGGCGGCATCCTCGAAACCCGGGGTTTCGACCCGTGCAACGACAGGGGTGCCGTCCGGACCTGCGGACAGTTCGACGGCGGGACCCTCGCCGCGGAGGGCAGCGGCCAGCGCCGCCAGGGCAGGTTCAATTTTTCCAGCTGGGGAAGTCACAGGGGCGCCTTAGAAGTAGTACGGGAACTGGGACCAGTCGGGATCGCGCTTCTCGAGGAAGGCTTCCTTGCCCTCCACCGCCTCGTCCGTCATGTAGGCCAGCCGGGTGGCCTCGCCGGCGAAGACCTGCTGGCCCGCCAGGCCGTCGTCGGCGAGGTTGAAGGCGAACTTCAGCATCCGGAGAGCCTGCGGGGACTGCCGTGCGATGTCGGCCGCGTATTCCAGCGCCACCTCCTCCAGTCGGGAGTGGTCCACCGCCTCGTTGACGGCGCCCATCCGGACCATGTCCTCGGCCGAGTACTCGCGGGCCAGGAAGAAGATCTCCCGGGCGGCTTTCTGGCCGATCTGGCGGGCCAGCAGCGCGGAGCCGTAGCCGGCGTCGAAACTGCCTACCGTGGCATCCGTCTGCTTGAACTTGCCGTGCTGGCGGGAGGCGATGGTGAGGTCGGAGACGACGTGTAGCGAGTGCCCGCCGCCGGCCGCCCAGCCGTTTACGACGGCGATGACCACCTTCGGCATGGTGCGCATGAGCCGCTGGACCTCAAGGATGTGCAGCCGGCCGGCACGCGCCGGATCAATGGTCTCCGGGGTCTCACCCTCGGCGTAGCGGTACCCGTCGCGGCCGCGGATCCGCTGGTCCCCGCCGGAGCAGAACGAGTGGCCGCCGTCCTTGGCCGAGGGCCCGTTGCCGGTCAGCAGCACCGTGGCCACGTCGGGGGTCATCCGGGCGTGGTCCATGGCGCGGTACAGCTCATCCACCGTGCCGGGGCGGAACGCATTCCGGACCTCGGGCCGGTTGAAGGCGACGCGGACAGTGGGCAGGTCCCGGACCACGGTGCCGTCCTCGGAGCGCTCCACCTGCCGGTGGTACGTCATGTCCTGGAAGTCGTCGAAACCGGACACGGTGCGCCACCGGGTGGGGTCAAAGACGTCGGATACCTTGGCGGGGATTTCGTTGCTCACGGTCCGAGTCTAGTAATCGCGTCAGCTGATGCAGAACTCGTTGCCTTCCGGGTCCGCCATTGTGTGCCACGAGTGCGGTCCCTGGCTGGCGGTCCAGAGGAACCTGGCGCCGCGCACTTCAAGCGCGGCGCGCGCGGCGTCCTTGTCTGCGCCCGCGAGGTTCACGTCCCAATGAATCCGGTTCTTGATGGTTTTTTCTTCCGGGACGGTCTGGAAGAGAATGCGGCGGCTGGGCGGCTTGGCGTCGAGTTCTTCGGGCGGGCGGATGGCTGCGCCGGCGCCCCACACGAGTTTGCCCTTGTGCCGCAGGGTGTCCGCCGCCGTGGCGAAGCCCTGGTCGATCATGGAGCGGATGAAGGCCTCATCCTGCGGCTCCACGGCCCAGTCCAGGGTTTCGGCCCACCAGTCGGCAAGCTCATGCGGGTTCCTGCAGTCGACGGCGATCTGGATGTTGAGTGTCATGGAAAGAAACTACGACGCCGCGCCCTCCGCCGGAAGACCCTCGGGGGCTGATGCTGCGACCTGCCATCTCGACGGCGGGCCCCGTGGCTGCGGCGCTAGCCCTGGATGCGCTGCAGCTGCTCCAGGACTTCGGGCGGGATGGCATAGATGAAGATGACGGCCAGCAGGTTCTTCGAGGCGTGGACGAAGTACGAGAACATCACGTTCTTGCCGGTCCAGACATAGACGAACACCAGCACGGCGCCCATGGCGAGGTAGGGCATCAGCACCGGCAGGGTCAGGTCTTCCTGGCCGACGATGTGGAGGGCCGCAAACAGCACCACAGACAGGGTGCAACAGATCCAGATGTTGACCCGCCGGCTGAGCTTGCCGATCAGCAGGTGGCGGAAGATGTACTCCTCCACGAAGGGGCCGACGACCACCAGCAGGGGGACCATCAGCCAGGCCGGAACCTGCTGCATGAGG harbors:
- a CDS encoding cytochrome c biogenesis CcdA family protein yields the protein MNSPFAEAILNGSLLLAIPVALLAGFVSFLSPCVLPLVPGYLGYVTGLTGVDLQKQKRGRMLAGIGLFVLGFSVIFVLLGGAFGQLGTLITGSENRWITQVLGILVIIMGVVFMGGFGWFQRDAKIQAKPPAGLWGAPLLGITFGLGWAPCIGPTYSAVQLLSLSGGSSAAKGAFLAFVYSLGLGIPFLLIALAVRRGVGVMSFFRKHRLAIQRTGGGILIVLGLLMASGVWGTWVSGLQYWFQTDVKLPI
- a CDS encoding cytochrome c biogenesis protein ResB produces the protein MLRWAWTQLTSMRTALFLLLMLAVAAVPGSLFPQRPANPSTVTQYIKDHPDYGKLLDTLQLYDVYSSAWFSAIYILLFISLIGCVVPRAIAHYKAMRSQPPRTPARLSRLPEYGTLVIPGDAGIPALQAIAEAAGLLKKRGYRVDVRDSDGACPSLGAERGFLREVGNLVFHTSLIGVLVSVAIGGLFGYSGQRILVEGDTFVNTLVGYDQFTPGTNFNSSQLQPYSVQLEKFQITFDRESQGKFGQPIDFKADVTTKESPDAPSKEQVLKVNEPLSLGGTSMYLTGNGYAPIVTVRDGSGNVAMQGPVVAKLQGDNYYSSMVIKVPDAKPEQLGFAGFFLPTAFVTEEGVSFSGDPELINPQLSLNSYFGDLGLNDGAPQNVFELDVNKLTPLNARNLDAGGITLTPGTSYTLPDGKGSISFDGVKRYIGVDIHHNPGQLYALIFALLAVAGLVTSLYVNRRRVWVRTGTHDDGRTMVEYGLLARGEDHRLAGEAARIRALLEEEWELRNAAPDAASAAAGTGSATDSQSDPSGMTDNDRADADVPGPSGEPASQDHPATDFTPSSAGSPEPKKDS
- the ccsB gene encoding c-type cytochrome biogenesis protein CcsB, with protein sequence MLPINETMGQYSELFMLLAAGTYTVAFIAFAWDLAKSSKVLRAVDLKAAELSGAAGPATGRETGRVPVAAGVGASGAVDRAESDLTGPVGRAERPSSSVSRSSNEREAGIGGTADAGMRYDAERRVPARVAVALTVLGAAIHAAGVITRAIGAGRVPWGNMYEFLTTGAFVAVAIFLLVLIRRDLRFLGTFVIGLAVIMLVAAAVAYWTPVGHLVPALQSYWLIIHVSIAVISSALFTLTFAMSALQLVQAHRQKTVAAGGADKLGFMRLVPSALSLENLSYRINAIAFVGWTFTLMFGAIWAEKAWGRFWGWDTKEVWTFVIWVVYAGYLHARATRGWTGTRAAWLSIVGYLCVVFNFTIVNQFFNGLHSYSGL
- a CDS encoding PLD nuclease N-terminal domain-containing protein, which codes for MLRVVVTVAVLVVFVYGLVDVIRTDPRQTKGISKPAWIVVQIVLPVIGAVLWFLIGRPRGTGPTPARYSHPVAPDDDPDFLRNLELRRRKQAEADRLKKLKEELDAKDRKLGDGGPAESRDSESGDAHGSGDAGTQGTDEVK
- a CDS encoding DUF4229 domain-containing protein, producing the protein MAFLKYSLIRLALFVPLFALFVYLQLGWLLAVLCAGMMAFAISYLFFQKQRDAAAATLHRRFSGKAKPLRSAGEAADADAEDRLVDAHPDITVDPDNRPKDS
- a CDS encoding 1,4-dihydroxy-2-naphthoate polyprenyltransferase is translated as MATAAQWIQGARLRTLPAAIAPVLIGTAAAFEMGAFRPLNAVLAALVALLLQIGVNYANDYSDGIRGTDEDRVGPMRLVGSGAAKPEQVKYAAFAAFGLAMLFGLALVVMTQTWWLILVGLGCVLAAWGYTGGRNPYGYLGLGDVFVFVFFGLVATLGTTYTQAGQLSLAAIIGAIGTGLIACALLMANNVRDIPTDRKAGKKTLAVRLGDKHARESYVLMLAVAILLVIVLAPGRPWMLIVLLLIPASLMPSWLMISGRRRKSLIPVLKQTGLINLGYAVLFSLGLVLSRGF
- a CDS encoding AMP-binding protein — its product is MTSPAGKIEPALAALAAALRGEGPAVELSAGPDGTPVVARVETPGFEDAAVVVRTSGSTGTPKATVLTVDALAASSMATALALKGEGQWLLALPVQYVAGLQVLVRSLFAGTRPWVLDLSGGFTPEAFTAAALELTDKIRFTSLVPTQLQRLLDSPSADTLAVLRRFNAVLVGGAPAAPELLASAREAGVRVVTTYGSAETCGGCVYDGVPLDGVEVRLADDGRILLGGATVAAGYVDAPELTAEAFAEDDGVRWYRTSDLGELASDGSLAVLGRADDVVITGGVKVSAAHVQAELEKLDGVLAAFVAGVPSAEWGQSLAAYVALADSSPESIAGFTAGAAWAPRLGNLAPKTVLAAGELLMLPNGKPDRLGMTVRLTELHQGK
- a CDS encoding 1,4-dihydroxy-2-naphthoyl-CoA synthase; this encodes MSNEIPAKVSDVFDPTRWRTVSGFDDFQDMTYHRQVERSEDGTVVRDLPTVRVAFNRPEVRNAFRPGTVDELYRAMDHARMTPDVATVLLTGNGPSAKDGGHSFCSGGDQRIRGRDGYRYAEGETPETIDPARAGRLHILEVQRLMRTMPKVVIAVVNGWAAGGGHSLHVVSDLTIASRQHGKFKQTDATVGSFDAGYGSALLARQIGQKAAREIFFLAREYSAEDMVRMGAVNEAVDHSRLEEVALEYAADIARQSPQALRMLKFAFNLADDGLAGQQVFAGEATRLAYMTDEAVEGKEAFLEKRDPDWSQFPYYF
- a CDS encoding VOC family protein, whose protein sequence is MTLNIQIAVDCRNPHELADWWAETLDWAVEPQDEAFIRSMIDQGFATAADTLRHKGKLVWGAGAAIRPPEELDAKPPSRRILFQTVPEEKTIKNRIHWDVNLAGADKDAARAALEVRGARFLWTASQGPHSWHTMADPEGNEFCIS